A stretch of the Dyella telluris genome encodes the following:
- the prmB gene encoding 50S ribosomal protein L3 N(5)-glutamine methyltransferase codes for MTHELASIIDFIRYGASRFSAAGLTFGHSHDNPIDEATHLVLASLHLPPDIPPAYGAGRLTTEERERVLALIERRVTERLPVAYLVGETWFAGMKFKSDRRALVPRSPIAELIESGFQPWLDHRHVERALDLCTGSGCIGIAMAEYNPDWQVDIVDISDDALSLARENIAFQHVEGRVEAIKSDLFNGLKGRRYDLIVSNPPYVTEDEYAALPGEYSHEPKLGLTSGEDGLDICVRMLDEAAEYLTEDGLLIVEVGESERQLAELLPEVPFVWIEFKVGAMGVFALERRDLIEHAAVIRAAAEARKGR; via the coding sequence GTGACCCACGAACTCGCCTCCATCATCGACTTCATCCGTTACGGCGCCAGCCGGTTCTCGGCGGCCGGGCTCACCTTCGGGCACAGCCACGACAACCCCATCGACGAGGCCACCCACCTGGTGCTGGCCAGCCTGCACCTGCCGCCGGATATCCCGCCGGCCTATGGCGCGGGCCGCCTGACCACGGAAGAGCGCGAGCGCGTGCTGGCGCTGATCGAGCGCCGCGTGACCGAGCGCCTGCCGGTGGCTTACCTGGTGGGTGAAACCTGGTTCGCGGGCATGAAGTTCAAGAGCGACCGCCGCGCCCTGGTGCCGCGCTCGCCCATCGCCGAGCTGATCGAGTCGGGCTTCCAGCCGTGGCTGGATCATCGCCACGTCGAGCGCGCGCTGGACCTGTGCACCGGCTCGGGCTGCATCGGCATTGCCATGGCCGAGTACAACCCGGACTGGCAGGTCGACATTGTCGACATCAGCGACGACGCCCTGTCGTTGGCGCGCGAGAACATCGCGTTCCAGCACGTGGAAGGCCGCGTCGAGGCGATCAAGTCGGATCTGTTCAACGGCCTGAAGGGCCGCCGTTACGACCTGATCGTGTCGAACCCGCCGTACGTCACCGAAGACGAATACGCCGCGCTGCCGGGCGAATACAGCCACGAGCCCAAGCTGGGCCTGACCTCGGGCGAAGACGGCCTGGACATCTGCGTGCGCATGCTCGACGAAGCTGCCGAGTACCTCACCGAGGACGGCCTGCTCATCGTGGAAGTGGGCGAGAGCGAACGCCAGCTGGCGGAGCTGCTGCCGGAAGTCCCGTTCGTGTGGATCGAGTTCAAGGTGGGCGCCATGGGCGTGTTTGCGTTGGAGCGTCGCGACCTGATCGAGCACGCTGCGGTGATCCGCGCAGCGGCCGAGGCCCGCAAGGGGCGCTGA
- the aroC gene encoding chorismate synthase: MSSNSFGKLFTVTTFGESHGPAIGCVIDGCPPGLPIAEEEFRADLDRRATGKSRHTSQRREADEVEILSGVYEGKTTGTPIALLIRNTDQRSKDYGDIAQTFRPGHADYTYWQKYGIRDPRGGGRSSARETTMRVAAAVIAKKWLAERYGVHVRGYLSQIGDITPAAFDWNAVEQNPFFWPDANEVSRLESYMDALRKSGDSVGARVSVVAEGVPPGWGEPIYGKLDGDLASALMSINAVKGVEIGDGFGVVPQRGSQHRDEMSKDGFASNHAGGILGGISTGQAVVASIALKPTSSILIPGHSVNLAGEPVDVVTKGRHDPCVGIRATPIAEAMMALVLMDHALRHRAQCGDVGEVSPRLP; encoded by the coding sequence GTGTCCAGCAACTCCTTCGGCAAACTCTTCACCGTCACCACGTTTGGCGAGAGCCACGGCCCCGCCATCGGCTGCGTCATCGACGGCTGTCCGCCGGGGCTGCCCATTGCCGAGGAAGAATTCCGCGCCGATCTCGATCGCCGCGCGACCGGCAAGAGCCGCCACACCTCGCAGCGCCGCGAGGCGGACGAGGTGGAGATTCTCTCTGGCGTCTACGAAGGCAAGACCACCGGCACGCCAATCGCGCTGCTGATCCGCAACACGGACCAGCGCAGCAAGGACTACGGCGACATCGCCCAGACCTTCCGTCCCGGCCACGCCGATTACACCTACTGGCAGAAGTACGGCATCCGCGACCCGCGTGGCGGCGGCCGATCATCGGCGCGCGAAACCACCATGCGCGTGGCTGCAGCCGTGATCGCCAAGAAGTGGCTGGCCGAGCGTTACGGCGTGCACGTGCGCGGCTACCTCTCGCAGATCGGCGACATCACGCCCGCCGCATTCGACTGGAACGCGGTGGAGCAGAACCCGTTCTTCTGGCCGGACGCCAACGAAGTGTCCCGGCTGGAGTCGTATATGGATGCGCTGCGCAAGTCGGGCGACTCCGTGGGAGCGCGCGTCAGCGTGGTGGCCGAAGGCGTGCCGCCGGGTTGGGGTGAGCCGATCTACGGCAAGCTCGATGGCGACCTTGCCTCGGCGCTGATGTCGATCAACGCCGTGAAAGGCGTGGAGATCGGCGACGGCTTCGGCGTGGTCCCGCAGCGTGGCAGCCAGCACCGTGACGAGATGTCGAAGGACGGCTTCGCCTCCAATCATGCCGGCGGCATCCTGGGCGGCATCAGCACGGGGCAGGCCGTGGTGGCCTCCATTGCGCTCAAACCCACCTCGAGCATCCTTATTCCCGGCCACAGCGTGAACCTGGCCGGCGAGCCGGTGGACGTGGTGACCAAGGGGCGGCACGACCCCTGCGTGGGCATTCGTGCCACGCCCATCGCCGAGGCCATGATGGCGCTGGTGCTGATGGATCACGCGCTCCGCCATCGCGCCCAGTGCGGCGACGTGGGCGAGGTGTCTCCCCGCCTTCCCTGA
- a CDS encoding GNAT family N-acetyltransferase — MELSTERLRLDALKESDAPALFGYRADPEVSRYQGWRPETLGEVECFIRNQSARSAPSPGEWFQRAIRLAEDGSLIGDLGVCLSADGQAEFGITLAPAAQGRGYARETLHGLFGELFGRLDVHRVHASVDPRNAASMALLKTVGMRQEAHFRESLQFRGEWVDDVIFALLAREWRELHGRGAGFAASR, encoded by the coding sequence ATGGAGCTGTCGACGGAACGACTGCGACTGGATGCACTGAAGGAAAGCGATGCGCCGGCGTTGTTCGGCTATCGCGCCGATCCGGAGGTGTCGCGCTATCAGGGATGGCGGCCTGAAACGCTCGGTGAGGTGGAGTGTTTCATCCGAAACCAATCGGCGCGCTCGGCGCCGTCGCCGGGCGAATGGTTCCAGCGGGCCATCCGCCTTGCCGAGGATGGCTCGTTGATCGGCGATCTCGGGGTCTGCCTGTCCGCCGACGGGCAGGCCGAATTCGGCATCACGCTGGCGCCCGCGGCGCAGGGCAGGGGCTACGCCCGCGAAACCCTGCATGGCCTGTTTGGCGAGCTGTTTGGCAGGCTGGACGTCCATCGCGTGCACGCCTCGGTCGATCCCCGCAACGCCGCCAGCATGGCCCTGCTCAAGACCGTCGGCATGCGCCAGGAAGCGCATTTCCGCGAGAGCCTGCAGTTCCGTGGCGAGTGGGTGGACGACGTGATCTTCGCCTTGCTGGCGCGCGAGTGGCGCGAGCTTCACGGAAGGGGCGCAGGATTTGCTGCATCGCGGTAA
- a CDS encoding 2-hydroxyacid dehydrogenase, which yields MTAKPKVWVSRPLFPDVLARLAEYFEVDAEAVERRHSAEELQRKLAGVDGAVVGLADRIDATVLEGNTRLKAVANLGVGFNNLDLDALTRHGIVASNTPDVLTESVADFAWALMLAAGRRVCAAERWLRAGQWPGSHMRFDDWLGLDVHGRTLGILGMGRIGQGIARRAAGFDMNVLYHNRSRLPEMVERECKATLVDKAELLRRSDFLVLVLPFTPENRHAVGAPELACMKPSAVLVNVARGGIVDDAALAAALREGRLAAAGLDVFEGEPAVHPDLLTLDNVVLTPHIASASEETRRAMANLAVDNVIAALGFGESAGKPPTALNPAVLAHGTAHKA from the coding sequence ATGACAGCCAAACCGAAAGTCTGGGTCTCCCGCCCCCTGTTTCCCGATGTCCTGGCCCGCCTGGCCGAATATTTCGAGGTGGATGCCGAAGCGGTGGAGCGCCGGCACAGCGCCGAGGAACTGCAGCGCAAACTGGCCGGCGTGGATGGCGCCGTCGTCGGCCTGGCCGATCGCATCGACGCCACCGTGCTGGAGGGCAATACCCGCCTGAAGGCCGTGGCCAACCTTGGCGTGGGCTTCAACAACCTCGACCTGGACGCCCTCACGCGCCACGGCATCGTCGCCAGCAACACGCCGGACGTGCTCACCGAAAGCGTGGCCGACTTTGCCTGGGCGCTGATGCTGGCGGCTGGCCGCCGCGTGTGCGCTGCCGAGCGCTGGCTGCGGGCAGGGCAGTGGCCGGGCAGTCACATGCGCTTCGACGACTGGCTGGGCCTGGACGTGCACGGGCGCACGCTGGGCATCCTGGGCATGGGACGGATCGGGCAGGGCATCGCGCGTCGCGCGGCCGGCTTCGACATGAACGTGCTCTACCACAACCGTTCGCGCCTGCCGGAGATGGTGGAGCGCGAGTGCAAGGCCACCCTGGTGGACAAGGCGGAACTGCTGCGCCGGTCCGATTTCCTGGTGCTGGTGCTGCCGTTCACGCCGGAGAACCGGCATGCCGTCGGCGCGCCGGAACTGGCCTGCATGAAGCCCTCCGCCGTGCTGGTGAACGTGGCCCGTGGCGGTATCGTGGATGATGCCGCGCTGGCGGCGGCGCTGCGCGAGGGGCGACTGGCAGCGGCTGGGCTGGACGTGTTCGAGGGAGAGCCGGCGGTTCATCCGGACCTGCTTACTCTCGACAACGTCGTGCTGACCCCGCACATTGCCAGCGCCAGCGAAGAAACCCGCCGCGCCATGGCCAACCTGGCGGTGGACAATGTGATCGCGGCACTGGGCTTCGGCGAGTCGGCGGGAAAGCCGCCTACCGCCCTCAATCCAGCGGTTTTGGCGCACGGGACCGCACATAAAGCGTGA